Proteins from one Hoplias malabaricus isolate fHopMal1 chromosome 2, fHopMal1.hap1, whole genome shotgun sequence genomic window:
- the ears2 gene encoding nondiscriminating glutamyl-tRNA synthetase EARS2, mitochondrial isoform X2 has translation MFLFQRRVFRHCFCSVWMSVSAPVRNCVTETGAREVRVRFAPSPTGFLHLGGLRTALYNFLFAQQHAGTFILRLEDTDRSRLVPGAAQDIEDQLEWAGIVPDEGGSKGGVYGPYVQSQRLHLYAVAVKELLNSGHAYHCFCTNQRLELLKREALRNGQTPRYDNRCRSLHPDLVKERLSAGLPSVIRFSLSESSEPFEDLVFGITQHAVGLVEGDPVILKADGFPTYHLASVVDDHLMQVSHVLRGSEWLISTCKHLQLYRALGWSPPAFAHLPLLLNKDGSKLSKRQGDIFIQRFRQQGALPEALLDMITHCGSGFNSNRLGRRLHELIEVFNISKITTHSALLDLEKLPQFNRIHLKQRIEDGAQCRLLVEELQNLIVQTFRDQLQDQDVLQPQYIHRILHLRKGHVASVKELVSPLYSYLWLRPSVSQQQLEEVSSESQEIADKILQVMQTEHTAESLNNALRIISKNLKKTKHNSVMKLLRLSLTGQQQGPGVSEIILSLGRREVCCRLQKLLDN, from the exons GGTTCCTGCACCTCGGGGGGTTGCGCACAGCACTGTATAACTTCCTGTTTGCCCAACAGCATGCTGGGACTTTTATCCTGAGATTGGAGGACACAGATCGCTCTCGCCTAGTCCCCGGAGCTGCCCAAGATATTGAGGACCAGCTTGAGTGGGCTG GTATAGTTCCTGATGAGGGCGGGTCTAAAGGGGGTGTGTATGGACCCTATGTTCAGTCTCAAAGGCTTCATTTATATGCCGTTGCTGTCAAAGAGCTGCTGAATTCGGGCCACGCCTACCACTGCTTCTGCACCAATCAGAGACTAGAACTTCTGAAGAGAGAAGCACTACGCAATGGACAGACCCCAAG GTATGATAACCGGTGTCGTTCGCTGCACCCTGACCTGGTGAAGGAACGCCTTTCTGCCGGTCTTCCATCAGTGATCCGATTCAGTTTGTCAGAGAGTTCAGAGCCGTTTGAGGACCTAGTGTTTGGTATTACCCAGCATGCTGTGGGGCTGGTGGAGGGTGACCCCGTTATCTTGAAGGCAGATGGATTTCCCACATATCATCTGGCCAGTGTAGTGGACGACCACCTGATGCAGGTGAGTCATGTGCTGCGAGGCTCAGAGTGGCTGATCTCCACCTGTAAACACCTGCAGCTGTACCGTGCCCTCGGCTGGTCTCCACCTGCCTTCGCTCACCTGCCCCTCCTGCTCAACAAGGACGGCTCCAAGCTCTCCAAAAGACAAGGGGACATTTTTATTCAGAGATTCCGACAGCAGGGGGCACTGCCAGAGGCACTGCTGGACATGATCACGCACTGCGGCTCCGGGTTCAATA GTAATCGCTTGGGCCGTAGGCTGCATGAGTTGATAGAGGTGTTTAACATTTCCAAGATCACTACACACTCTGCTCTGCTGGACCTGGAAAAGCTGCCCCAGTTCAACAG GATTCACCTGAAGCAGAGGATAGAGGATGGTGCTCAGTGTCGCCTCCTGGTGGAGGAACTGCAGAACCTCATAGTTCAGACATTCAGAGATCAGTTACAGGACCAGGATGTCCTGCAGCCCCAGTACATCCACAGGATCCTACACCTCCGGAAG GGTCATGTGGCCTCAGTGAAGGAGCTGGTATCACCTTTGTACTCGTACCTGTGGCTCCGCCCCTCCGTCTCCCAGCAGCAGCTGGAGGAAGTGAGCTCAGAGTCTCAAGAAATCGCAGATAAAATTTTACA GGTAATGCAGACTGAACACACCGCTGAGAGTCTGAACAATGCGCTGAGGATCATCtccaaaaatctgaaaaaaactaaacacaatTCAGTGATGAAACTCCTCAGACTCTCACTCACCGGGcaacag cagGGACCCGGGGTCAGTGAGATTATTCTGTCTTTGGGACGGAGGGAAGTGTGCTGTCGTTTACAGAAACTTCTGGataattga
- the LOC136687578 gene encoding ADP-ribosylation factor-binding protein GGA1-like isoform X2 yields the protein MIEAMAAEKSTTLETLLNKVTDPDNVTEKWDSIQEFYHLINSQLDGPQVSLRLLAHKIQSPQEKEALQALTLLEVCMNNCGKRFHAEATKFRFLNELIKVLSPKYLGSWSPDPVKQRVTEVLFSWSQWLKDEPKVQEAYRMLKNQGVVKSDPKLPDSLLVPPPSPRQEMSMFDDEDKTKLLSRLLKSGRAEDLESANRLIKSTVQEEQEKLERVSRRISTLQEVENYTSQLRQLLNQHTHLTQEMKDLYQRCDKLRPNLFRLASDTKDNDEELAEILKWNDELSSVMNFFREKPQSEKGKETEPSDHSNKQDPVSPIKTYHLFNFCVEDSTPCGPSKNSGSLIQLDSNEVSLGDSCSPPKEGGKSYLDELVQLDTMSVLGSEKTSRNRDSSTHNAPVLQTLEKHQPIISPGFPKLCPYPSLSDITVPLNSIRLSRLKPITVFDSRGVRVSLHFTTEAVASRTDVAVIIISAVNTSTQPLSNFLFLAAVPKTMEVKLQPATGNSLPPYSPLQPPIAISQILLLSNPLRKPVRVRFRVTLNLAEEELQEEGEIDNFPTWDSLI from the exons ATGATTGAAGCGATGGCTGCGGAAAAGAGCACCACTCTGGAGACTTTACTGA ataAAGTGACTGATCCAGACAACGTTACTGAGAAATGGGATTCTATTCAGGAGTTTTATCATCTCATTAATTCACAGCTGGATGG TCCTCAGGTCTCGCTGCGGTTGTTGGCTCATAAGATCCAGTCACCTCAGGAAAAAGAAGCTCTACAGGCTTTAACT ttgTTGGAGGTGTGTATGAACAACTGTGGGAAACGTTTCCATGCTGAAGCCACAAAGTTCCGTTTCCTGAACGAACTCATCAAAGTTCTGTCCCCGAAG tatTTAGGATCCTGGAGTCCTGATCCAGTGAAGCAGAGAGTCACTGAGGTTCTGTTCAGTTGGTCTCAGTGGCTCAAAGATGAGCCAAAAGTGCAGGAGGCCTACAGAATGCTGAAGAACCAAG gaGTGGTGAAGAGTGACCCAAAGCTGCCCGACTCCTTGCTGGTTCCTCCTCCATCTCCGAGACAAGAAATGTCTATGTTTGATGATGAAGACAAAACTAAA tTATTGTCGAGGTTGTTGAAGAGTGGTCGAGCGGAGGATTTGGAGAGTGCGAACAGACTGATAAAGAGCACAGTGCAAGAG gagcaGGAGAAGTTGGAAAGAGTGAGCCGACGtatcagcactctgcaggaaGTGGAGAATTACACGAGCCAGTTACGACAGTTActcaaccaacacacacacctcactcaggAGAtgaag GATCTGTACCAGCGCTGTGATAAGCTGAGGCCAAACCTCTTCCGATTGGCCAGCGATACCAAGGACAATGACGAGGAGCTAG CTGAAATCCTGAAGTGGAACGACGAGCTGAGCTCAGTGATGAATTTCTTTAGAGAAAAGCCACAGAGTGAAAAAGGGAAGGAGACAGAGCCTAGTGACCACAGCAACAAACAGG ATCCTGTGAGTCCAATCAAGACATACCACCTCTTCAACTTTTGTGTGGAGGACAGCACCCCCTGTGGTCCCTCTAAGAACAGTGGCTCTCTGATCCAGCTGGACAGCAATGAGGTTTCTCTGGGCG ATTCCTGCAGCCCACCAAAAGAGGGGGGTAAATCATACCTGGATGAACTTGTACAG TTGGATACAATGAGCGTCTTGGGATCAGAGAAGACAAGCAGGAACAGAGACTCCAGTACCCATAATGCTCCAGTGTTACAGACCTT GGAAAAACATCAGCCAATCATCTCTCCAGGGTTTCCCAAACTCTGCCCCTACCCTTCACTTTCTGACATCACTGTGCCCCTGAACTCCATCAGACTCA gtcGTTTAAAGCCCATTACCGTGTTTGACAGCAGAGGGGTGAGAGTATCTCTACACTTCACCACAGAAGCTGTAGCATCTCGCACTGACGTTGCTGTCATCATCATCTCTGCCGTCAACACCTCCACACAACCACTCTCCAACTTCCTGTTCCTGGCTGCTGTTCCCAAG ACCATGGAGGTGAAGCTGCAGCCGGCCACAGGAAACAGCCTGCCCCCCTACAGCCCTCTACAGCCCCCTATTGCCATCTCCCAGATACTGCTTCTCTCCAACCCCCTCAGG aagCCAGTGCGTGTGCGGTTCAGAGTGACCCTGAATCTGGCAGAGGAAGAGCTGCAGGAGGAAGGTGAAATCGACAACTTCCCCACATGGGACAGCTTGATTTAA
- the ears2 gene encoding nondiscriminating glutamyl-tRNA synthetase EARS2, mitochondrial isoform X1, translating to MFLFQRRVFRHCFCSVWMSVSAPVRNCVTETGAREVRVRFAPSPTGFLHLGGLRTALYNFLFAQQHAGTFILRLEDTDRSRLVPGAAQDIEDQLEWAGIVPDEGGSKGGVYGPYVQSQRLHLYAVAVKELLNSGHAYHCFCTNQRLELLKREALRNGQTPRYDNRCRSLHPDLVKERLSAGLPSVIRFSLSESSEPFEDLVFGITQHAVGLVEGDPVILKADGFPTYHLASVVDDHLMQVSHVLRGSEWLISTCKHLQLYRALGWSPPAFAHLPLLLNKDGSKLSKRQGDIFIQRFRQQGALPEALLDMITHCGSGFNSNRLGRRLHELIEVFNISKITTHSALLDLEKLPQFNRIHLKQRIEDGAQCRLLVEELQNLIVQTFRDQLQDQDVLQPQYIHRILHLRKGHVASVKELVSPLYSYLWLRPSVSQQQLEEVSSESQEIADKILQVMQTEHTAESLNNALRIISKNLKKTKHNSVMKLLRLSLTGQQVTHTRTHTYTHIQLPLFNVPLSLSLSLSVAGTRGQ from the exons GGTTCCTGCACCTCGGGGGGTTGCGCACAGCACTGTATAACTTCCTGTTTGCCCAACAGCATGCTGGGACTTTTATCCTGAGATTGGAGGACACAGATCGCTCTCGCCTAGTCCCCGGAGCTGCCCAAGATATTGAGGACCAGCTTGAGTGGGCTG GTATAGTTCCTGATGAGGGCGGGTCTAAAGGGGGTGTGTATGGACCCTATGTTCAGTCTCAAAGGCTTCATTTATATGCCGTTGCTGTCAAAGAGCTGCTGAATTCGGGCCACGCCTACCACTGCTTCTGCACCAATCAGAGACTAGAACTTCTGAAGAGAGAAGCACTACGCAATGGACAGACCCCAAG GTATGATAACCGGTGTCGTTCGCTGCACCCTGACCTGGTGAAGGAACGCCTTTCTGCCGGTCTTCCATCAGTGATCCGATTCAGTTTGTCAGAGAGTTCAGAGCCGTTTGAGGACCTAGTGTTTGGTATTACCCAGCATGCTGTGGGGCTGGTGGAGGGTGACCCCGTTATCTTGAAGGCAGATGGATTTCCCACATATCATCTGGCCAGTGTAGTGGACGACCACCTGATGCAGGTGAGTCATGTGCTGCGAGGCTCAGAGTGGCTGATCTCCACCTGTAAACACCTGCAGCTGTACCGTGCCCTCGGCTGGTCTCCACCTGCCTTCGCTCACCTGCCCCTCCTGCTCAACAAGGACGGCTCCAAGCTCTCCAAAAGACAAGGGGACATTTTTATTCAGAGATTCCGACAGCAGGGGGCACTGCCAGAGGCACTGCTGGACATGATCACGCACTGCGGCTCCGGGTTCAATA GTAATCGCTTGGGCCGTAGGCTGCATGAGTTGATAGAGGTGTTTAACATTTCCAAGATCACTACACACTCTGCTCTGCTGGACCTGGAAAAGCTGCCCCAGTTCAACAG GATTCACCTGAAGCAGAGGATAGAGGATGGTGCTCAGTGTCGCCTCCTGGTGGAGGAACTGCAGAACCTCATAGTTCAGACATTCAGAGATCAGTTACAGGACCAGGATGTCCTGCAGCCCCAGTACATCCACAGGATCCTACACCTCCGGAAG GGTCATGTGGCCTCAGTGAAGGAGCTGGTATCACCTTTGTACTCGTACCTGTGGCTCCGCCCCTCCGTCTCCCAGCAGCAGCTGGAGGAAGTGAGCTCAGAGTCTCAAGAAATCGCAGATAAAATTTTACA GGTAATGCAGACTGAACACACCGCTGAGAGTCTGAACAATGCGCTGAGGATCATCtccaaaaatctgaaaaaaactaaacacaatTCAGTGATGAAACTCCTCAGACTCTCACTCACCGGGcaacaggtaacacacacacgtacacacacgtacacacacattcaactcCCTCTCTTCaatgtacctctctctctctctctctctctctctgtagcagGGACCCGGGGTCAGTGA
- the LOC136687578 gene encoding ADP-ribosylation factor-binding protein GGA1-like isoform X1, which translates to MIEAMAAEKSTTLETLLNKVTDPDNVTEKWDSIQEFYHLINSQLDGPQVSLRLLAHKIQSPQEKEALQALTLLEVCMNNCGKRFHAEATKFRFLNELIKVLSPKYLGSWSPDPVKQRVTEVLFSWSQWLKDEPKVQEAYRMLKNQGVVKSDPKLPDSLLVPPPSPRQEMSMFDDEDKTKLLSRLLKSGRAEDLESANRLIKSTVQEEQEKLERVSRRISTLQEVENYTSQLRQLLNQHTHLTQEMKDLYQRCDKLRPNLFRLASDTKDNDEELAEILKWNDELSSVMNFFREKPQSEKGKETEPSDHSNKQDPVSPIKTYHLFNFCVEDSTPCGPSKNSGSLIQLDSNEVSLGDSCSPPKEGGKSYLDELVQLDTMSVLGSEKTSRNRDSSTHNAPVLQTLEKHQPIISPGFPKLCPYPSLSDITVPLNSIRLSRLKPITVFDSRGVRVSLHFTTEAVASRTDVAVIIISAVNTSTQPLSNFLFLAAVPKSFSSLLSLLLCLSLHFISLSDHGGEAAAGHRKQPAPLQPSTAPYCHLPDTASLQPPQEASACAVQSDPESGRGRAAGGR; encoded by the exons ATGATTGAAGCGATGGCTGCGGAAAAGAGCACCACTCTGGAGACTTTACTGA ataAAGTGACTGATCCAGACAACGTTACTGAGAAATGGGATTCTATTCAGGAGTTTTATCATCTCATTAATTCACAGCTGGATGG TCCTCAGGTCTCGCTGCGGTTGTTGGCTCATAAGATCCAGTCACCTCAGGAAAAAGAAGCTCTACAGGCTTTAACT ttgTTGGAGGTGTGTATGAACAACTGTGGGAAACGTTTCCATGCTGAAGCCACAAAGTTCCGTTTCCTGAACGAACTCATCAAAGTTCTGTCCCCGAAG tatTTAGGATCCTGGAGTCCTGATCCAGTGAAGCAGAGAGTCACTGAGGTTCTGTTCAGTTGGTCTCAGTGGCTCAAAGATGAGCCAAAAGTGCAGGAGGCCTACAGAATGCTGAAGAACCAAG gaGTGGTGAAGAGTGACCCAAAGCTGCCCGACTCCTTGCTGGTTCCTCCTCCATCTCCGAGACAAGAAATGTCTATGTTTGATGATGAAGACAAAACTAAA tTATTGTCGAGGTTGTTGAAGAGTGGTCGAGCGGAGGATTTGGAGAGTGCGAACAGACTGATAAAGAGCACAGTGCAAGAG gagcaGGAGAAGTTGGAAAGAGTGAGCCGACGtatcagcactctgcaggaaGTGGAGAATTACACGAGCCAGTTACGACAGTTActcaaccaacacacacacctcactcaggAGAtgaag GATCTGTACCAGCGCTGTGATAAGCTGAGGCCAAACCTCTTCCGATTGGCCAGCGATACCAAGGACAATGACGAGGAGCTAG CTGAAATCCTGAAGTGGAACGACGAGCTGAGCTCAGTGATGAATTTCTTTAGAGAAAAGCCACAGAGTGAAAAAGGGAAGGAGACAGAGCCTAGTGACCACAGCAACAAACAGG ATCCTGTGAGTCCAATCAAGACATACCACCTCTTCAACTTTTGTGTGGAGGACAGCACCCCCTGTGGTCCCTCTAAGAACAGTGGCTCTCTGATCCAGCTGGACAGCAATGAGGTTTCTCTGGGCG ATTCCTGCAGCCCACCAAAAGAGGGGGGTAAATCATACCTGGATGAACTTGTACAG TTGGATACAATGAGCGTCTTGGGATCAGAGAAGACAAGCAGGAACAGAGACTCCAGTACCCATAATGCTCCAGTGTTACAGACCTT GGAAAAACATCAGCCAATCATCTCTCCAGGGTTTCCCAAACTCTGCCCCTACCCTTCACTTTCTGACATCACTGTGCCCCTGAACTCCATCAGACTCA gtcGTTTAAAGCCCATTACCGTGTTTGACAGCAGAGGGGTGAGAGTATCTCTACACTTCACCACAGAAGCTGTAGCATCTCGCACTGACGTTGCTGTCATCATCATCTCTGCCGTCAACACCTCCACACAACCACTCTCCAACTTCCTGTTCCTGGCTGCTGTTCCCAAG TCATTTTCCTCCCTCCTTTCTCTCCTTCTGTGTTTGTCTCTGCACTTCATCTCTCTTTCAGACCATGGAGGTGAAGCTGCAGCCGGCCACAGGAAACAGCCTGCCCCCCTACAGCCCTCTACAGCCCCCTATTGCCATCTCCCAGATACTGCTTCTCTCCAACCCCCTCAGG aagCCAGTGCGTGTGCGGTTCAGAGTGACCCTGAATCTGGCAGAGGAAGAGCTGCAGGAGGAAGGTGA